In one Solanum dulcamara chromosome 1, daSolDulc1.2, whole genome shotgun sequence genomic region, the following are encoded:
- the LOC129893466 gene encoding uncharacterized protein LOC129893466 produces MQITPIGWFDSVAVDALDTDLLRDAVERVRLIQGRLLTAQSRQKSYADRRVRPLEFMVGDCVWLKISPMKGVMRFGKKGKLSPRFVGPFEILRRVGGVAYKLALPPKLSAVHPVFHVSMLRKYIPDESHVISYDAVELSPDLTYEEEPTIILDRRLRRLRTKEVASVKVQWQHRPTEEATWELESDMQARYPQLFETPGTLFYLMFEDEHPF; encoded by the exons ATGcagatca cacccattggatggtttgattctgttgcggttgatgcattggatactgacttacttagggatgctgtggagcgagtacgtttgattcagggtcgactattgacagctcagagtcgtcagaagagttatgctgataggagggttcgtcccttagagttcatggtgggtgattgcgtgtggcttaaaatatcgcccatgaagggtgtgatgaggttcggaaagaagggcaagcttagcccaaggtttgttggcccgtttgaaatcctgaggagagtaggtggagtggcgtataagttggccttaccccctaaattgtcagctgtccatccggtgtttcatgtttccatgcttcgcaagtacataccggatgagtctcatgtgatttcttatgatgcggtagagttgagtccggatttgacttatgaggaggagccgacaattattctagataggcggcttcgtagactcaggaccaaggaggtcgcttcggtcaaggtgcagtggcagcatcggcctactgaggaggcgacttgggagttagagtctgatatgcaggctcgataccctcagctttttgagaccccaggtactttattttatcttatgttcgaggacgaacatcctttttag